The DNA window AAATCGGTGGTATCACCACATCAACCAAGCATTTGCCTGTTGAATCCAGAACAGAAAGAAAATCAGGGGGCGAGATTATAAGAAGTGGTGCTGATAGGCAGATTCGAACTGCCGACCTCACCCTTACCAAGGGTGCGCTCTACCAACTGAGCTATATCAGCACATCTTGGAGCGGGCAGTGGGAATCGAACCCACATCATCAGCTTGGAAGGCTGAGGTAATAGCCATTATACGATGCCCGCATCCTGGAACTCGGCTACCTGACTTTTCTGTAGAATTTTTAGGTGGGAGAAGGATTGTTCGTCGCTTAACTCTCACCCTTCGGGCCGGCTGCGCGATGCGCTGCACAACTCGAACCTTGCTGAAGACTTTCGCCTTCCCCTTCCGCAATTTAACCGTTGCGAGTTTATCGCTGGCCAGTTAACTGCCGAAGGCAAGATATGGTGGTGGGGGAAGGATTCGAACCTTCGAAGTCTGTGACGGCAGATTTACAGTCTGCTCCCTTTGGCCGCTCGGGAACCCCACCAGATTTTAACTATTGTGACTTGATTGGTGCCGGCTACCGGAATCGAACTGGTGACCTACTGATTACAAGTCAGTTGCTCTACCAACTGAGCTAAGCCGGCATCAAGTGCAGCGCATTCTAGGTAGACCGGACGGGCTATGCAACAAAAAAATTGCGTTAACTGCACTTTCGCTCACAAATCGCCCAATTTTGCCCACTACCTGGCAATTCACACTGTAAGGCGTGCAAAAATTCATCAATCACAGTCAGCACTCCCTACACTGTAATTGTTCTTTTGCCAGTGTCGCCCACATATTTTACCTAAACAGCAGTTTCACCCCATTCGGCAAGCTGTGAATTGAAGTAAAAATACGCCTAAAGCGACTTCCGCCTACTGCGCGCCGCTTCGCACAATTGAGATAAACTCATACTAATCGCCAACTTTTGCGAAAAAAGTCTACGTCAAAAACGAAGCTGTCTATAATATGCAGCTTGATTATTATCTGGAGTTGGCGTCCGGCGCCTTTCCCAACCTGCGTTAACAGGCAGAATTTGGCTTATGATAAAAAGAGATCAATCTTTAGCGACGCCCTATCTTCAGTTCGATCGTACCCAGTGGGCTGCGTTACGGGATTCGGTGCCGCTGACACTGTCAGAAGAAGAGATTGTTAAACTGAAAGGGATTAACGAAGATCTCTCTTTGGAAGAGGTAGCACAGATTTATCTGCCGCTATCCCGATTGTTGAACTTCTATATCAGTTCGAACCTGCGCCGTCAGGCCGTACTTGAGCAATTTCTCGGTACCGATGGACAAAAAATCCCCTACGTGATCGGCATTGCCGGCAGCGTTGCCGTAGGTAAAAGTACCACGGCACGTTTGCTACAGGCATTGCTTAGCAGTTGGCCGGAACATCGTAGCGTTGAGTTGATCACCACCGACGGTTTCCTGCATCCGAATAAGGTGTTGAACGAACGCGGGCTGATGAAGAAAAAAGGCTTCCCACAGTCTTATGATATGCACAGCCTGGTGAAATTTGTTTCTGAAGTGAAATCAGGCGCTAAGCGCGTGACCGCTCCGGTCTATTCCCATCTGATTTACGATGTTGTTCCCGAAGGGAATAAAGTCATCGAGCAGCCGGATATTCTTATTCTTGAAGGGCTAAACGTATTACAGAGCGGGATGGATTACCCTCACGATCCGCATCGTGTATTTGTTTCTGACTTTGTTGATTTTTCAATATATGTCGACGCACCTGAAGAACTGCTGCAATCCTGGTATATCAATAGATTTCTTAAGTTCCGTCAGGGTGCATTTTCCAATCCTGACTCTTATTTCCATAACTATTCCAAGTTACCTGAACCAGAAGCTATAAATATAGCATCTCAACTATGGAATGAGATTAATGGATTGAATTTACAAGAAAATATCTTACCCACCCGCGAACGCGCCAGTCTGATCATGACGAAGAGTGCTAATCACGCGGTTGAAAACGTACGTTTAAGAAAGTAATTTAATAATAAGCAGGGGCTTACCGGCCCCCTTATATTTAATGATAATTACTCGGCGCTGCGCAGAGAGATTTCCCCGCCAATGAACGGTTTAATCACACCGTCCTGATCGAGCAATAATGCCCCTTGTTGATCAATGCCTCGTGCTATACCAAAAATTTGTTGTTCACCAATTAATAGTTTAACCGGCCGATCGATAAAGTTGTCCAAAGCACGCCAGCGCGCAATAAATGGCGCTAAACCATCAATCTCAAATTGCCGCAGCGATTGGCGCAATTCATTGAGTAAGGTGGCGGCCAATTCATTACGATCGATATTAATCCCCGCCTCCTGCAGGTTTATCCAGCCTTGATTAATCGCATTGGCATTGGTTTCACGCATTGCCAAATTGATACCGGCACCAATGACCAGTTGTGCCGCATCACCGGTTTTTCCTGTTAATTCGACCAAGATACCAGCTAACTTGCGATCGTTAAGGTATAAGTCGTTTGGCCATTTAACCCTGACATCTTGTGCCCCAAGGTCTTTGAGCACCTCGGCCATCACGATGCCAATCACCAGACTCAGCCCCATTGCGGCTGCAGGCCCCTGATCCAGACGCCAAAACATGGAGAGATACAGATTGGCGCCAAATGGTGAGATCCATTGACGACCGCGACGGCCACGACCGGCCTGCTGGTACTCAGCAACACAGGCATCGCCAGATTGCAGTTCGGTAATACGATCCAGCAAATATTGGTTGGTGGAGTCCACAACCGGCAGCACCGTGACACGTTTATCAACCAGTTGGTCAAGAATACATTCAACATCCAGTAACTGGATCGGGCTCGGTAGGCTATAGCCCTTTCCGGGCACGGTAAACACATCCAAACCCCATTCCCGGATGGTCTGGATATGTTTATTAATAGCGGCACGACTCATGCCCAGCAACTCGCCAAGATGCTCACCAGAATGGAAATCGCCATCGGCCAGTATAGAAATGAGCTTAAGGGGAACTTTGGTGTCCTTCATGAAAGAACCTCTACGGCATTCAACTCACCAACCGCACCGATAAAGCGAACTTCCGGCTCAAGCCATACGTCGAATTTTTTTCGCTACGGTATTACGTACATGCCGTGCCAGCGCCACCACGTCCTGACTGGTGGCATTATCCGTATTAACCAGCACAAGCGCCTGTTGATTATGTACCGCCGCACCGCCAATTTGGTGTCCTTTTAGCCCACACTGATCGATCAACCAGCCTGCAGCCAGCTTCACCTGACCATCCTGCTGCGGATAATGCGGT is part of the Serratia quinivorans genome and encodes:
- the coaA gene encoding Pantothenate kinase produces the protein MIKRDQSLATPYLQFDRTQWAALRDSVPLTLSEEEIVKLKGINEDLSLEEVAQIYLPLSRLLNFYISSNLRRQAVLEQFLGTDGQKIPYVIGIAGSVAVGKSTTARLLQALLSSWPEHRSVELITTDGFLHPNKVLNERGLMKKKGFPQSYDMHSLVKFVSEVKSGAKRVTAPVYSHLIYDVVPEGNKVIEQPDILILEGLNVLQSGMDYPHDPHRVFVSDFVDFSIYVDAPEELLQSWYINRFLKFRQGAFSNPDSYFHNYSKLPEPEAINIASQLWNEINGLNLQENILPTRERASLIMTKSANHAVENVRLRK
- the birA gene encoding Bifunctional protein BirA codes for the protein MKDTKVPLKLISILADGDFHSGEHLGELLGMSRAAINKHIQTIREWGLDVFTVPGKGYSLPSPIQLLDVECILDQLVDKRVTVLPVVDSTNQYLLDRITELQSGDACVAEYQQAGRGRRGRQWISPFGANLYLSMFWRLDQGPAAAMGLSLVIGIVMAEVLKDLGAQDVRVKWPNDLYLNDRKLAGILVELTGKTGDAAQLVIGAGINLAMRETNANAINQGWINLQEAGINIDRNELAATLLNELRQSLRQFEIDGLAPFIARWRALDNFIDRPVKLLIGEQQIFGIARGIDQQGALLLDQDGVIKPFIGGEISLRSAE